The Streptomyces sp. RKND-216 genomic sequence CAGCGACGACACCGACCGGTGGCAGCCCAGCGACCGCCTCTTCGCGCCGCTCCACACCTCCGGCAGCGAACTGCTCGGCGTGATGTCCCTGGACAAGCCGCGCAACGGCCGCCGCCCCGGCGCCTGGACCCTGGAAGCCCTGCAGCTCTACTCCACCCAGGCCGCCATCGCCCTCTCCAACGCCCGGCTGCGCGCCAACATGCAGCGCGCCCTGGTCCGCCTCGAACGCGAGCAGCAGGCACTGCGGGCCAGCGAGGAGAGCTTCCGCCAGGCGTTCGAGTACGCGCCGAGCGGCATGGCCGTCGCCGAGATGGGCGGCGACCAGCACGGCCGCCTGATGCGCGCCAACGACGCGCTGTGCCGGCTGCTGGGCCGCCCGGCCGCCGCCATGCGCCGCTACTCCTTCTCCGACCTCGTCCATCCCGAGGACATCGGCACGCTGCTGCGCACCTCCGCCGAGGGGGGCCGCGCCGAGCTGCGCCTGGCCCGGCGCGACGGCAGCCATGTCTGGGTCTCGCTGCGCAACTCCGTCGTCGCCGACGCGGCCGACGGGCCCCGGTTCCTGCTGACGCACGTCGAGGACATCGAGGAGCGCAAGCGGCACGAGATCCAGCTCGCCCACCGCGCCAGCCACGACTCACTCACCGGCCTGCCCAACAGTGCCGAACTGCGCGCGCGGCTCGGGGCCCGGCTGTGCGCCGGCACGGCCGGAGCACCCGGCGGTGCCGACGGGGGCATCGGACCGGTGCTCACCCAGGCGCCCCGCCCGGCGGCCGACCCGACCGTCGCGCCGCTGACCGACCCCGCCGCGGCGACCGCCGCGGGCCTGGGGGCGCTGGAGGCCTTCGAGGGGCCGTACGACACTCCGGCCTCCGGAATCCCCGCCTTCGACGGGTACGCCGCGCACCACGACCACGCCGTGCCGCCGCACCACGACGGGGAGAAGGGGCTCGCCGTCCTCTTCTGCGACCTCGACGGGTTCAAGTCGATCAACGACCGGTTCGGCCACCACTGCGGCGATGCGGTGCTGATCGAGGTCGCCCGCCGGCTCTCCGCGGGCGTCCGCGACAATGACACCGTGGCCCGCCTGGGCGGCGACGAGTTCGTGGTGCTGGCGGACGGCGTCGGCCTCGCAGAGGCCCAGGACCTGGCGGTGCGGCTGCGCAACGCCATCATCCCGCCCATCCGCGTCGACGGCCGCGCGGTCCGCGTCGGGGCGAGCTTCGGCATCGGCTGGGCGGCCTGCGGCATGACGGCCGAGGAGGTCCTCCAGTCCGCGGACCAGCGCATGTACGTGGAGAAGCGTTCCCGGTCCGGCGGCCGCCGCCGCGCGGGCTGACGGGTCGCCGCGCGGCGTCCGCACCGCGGTGTCGCCGTCCGTGTCCCGAGGGCTGAGACGTGCCTTGACGGCCGGGCGCCACGGGACGCGCGGTGAGCTGGGACTTCGCCCGATGTCCGACGAGTGATCACTTCCGCGTTGGCGTCGGGCCCACCCCCGGGATGTAGGCTCGGCCGGATACCTGACGCAGAGGGAGTGACAGGGGATGACCGCCGAGAACCAGGGCACGGGTGCGCCGGAGGGCGACGATCCGTTCGCCTATCTGTACCGCCAGGAAGGCGGCGGCGCGGAGGGGCGCGCGGCGACGGCACCGCAGCCCGGGGTCCCCCGGCGTTCGTACAACCAGGTCCGCGCGGTCGGCGAACGCCAGTACGGCGGACAGCAGACCTATGGCGGGCAGCAGCGTGGCCAGGCCACCGCGTTCCAGCAGCACGGCACCGGCAGCCCCAGCGCGCACTATGCCGCGCCGGAGACGATGCCCGGCGGCCGCGCCGCGGTCCGCCGGCAGGGGGACGGTTCCCCGGGCGGCCCGTCCGG encodes the following:
- the cdgB gene encoding diguanylate cyclase CdgB, with protein sequence METESEPYVRLASLRALHQAVAKLNTARSMADTLQTIADGVVEGLGFELCAVNFVRPDGDLVVAAVAGSEAAETAMAGRVGSRASWERRLAMGEPFGSLRFIPCHEGWILDNDDVPQWHTPAPVSDDTDRWQPSDRLFAPLHTSGSELLGVMSLDKPRNGRRPGAWTLEALQLYSTQAAIALSNARLRANMQRALVRLEREQQALRASEESFRQAFEYAPSGMAVAEMGGDQHGRLMRANDALCRLLGRPAAAMRRYSFSDLVHPEDIGTLLRTSAEGGRAELRLARRDGSHVWVSLRNSVVADAADGPRFLLTHVEDIEERKRHEIQLAHRASHDSLTGLPNSAELRARLGARLCAGTAGAPGGADGGIGPVLTQAPRPAADPTVAPLTDPAAATAAGLGALEAFEGPYDTPASGIPAFDGYAAHHDHAVPPHHDGEKGLAVLFCDLDGFKSINDRFGHHCGDAVLIEVARRLSAGVRDNDTVARLGGDEFVVLADGVGLAEAQDLAVRLRNAIIPPIRVDGRAVRVGASFGIGWAACGMTAEEVLQSADQRMYVEKRSRSGGRRRAG